A window of Streptomyces sp. NBC_01689 genomic DNA:
GCGCCGAGGTCGACATCGCCGTCCATCACCTGGCCGCCCCCGAACGGGCGTCCGCCCTCGCCGACCGCTTGCGGACACGGGTGCCGAGCCTGGCCGATCTGCATGTGAGCGAGGTCGGCGCGGTGATCGGGGCGCACACCGGGCCCGGGTTGCTGGGGGCGGTCATCTCGCCTCGGTGAAGGGTGAGGAAGTGGGGAGGGCGGTCGCGCCGTTGGTGCCGGGTGTGACTCCCACGGGTGACGGAGTTGTCCACAAGCCGCTGGTCGTCCACCGGAATTGAGCAAGATCATCGCGGGACGGCGCGGTGCCGGATCCTCGACGCATGGCACTTCGATCACGCTCACGCACCGCCACACCGACCAGTGGACCGGGGCGCGGTCCCGTCTCCGACGGCCGCACCCGTCATCGTCCTCCCTCTCGTCCCCGTCCTCACCCGCGAGGCCGCTCCGGCACCGAGATCCGGCGCCACGACGCCCCGGCCGAGGCGCTCCGGCTGCGCGCGCGGGCGCTCTTCCCCGAATCGGGCCGGGAGGAGGGGGAGTCGGGGCACGGACCGCCGGTGGTGGACCGGGACGTGGGCGCTCCCCGGGCGAGGACCTCGACGGGTCTCGGTGTCGCCGAGGGCTGGGGCGGAGACCGGTCCTCGCGGGCCGACGGAGGTCCTTCGTCCAACAGGACGTCGTCCCAGGGGGGTTCGCCGCGGGAGACGGACGGCCGAGTGGGCACCGGTGTTCCCCCGTACGGTGCGGAGCCCGGGTGGCGGCACCGGGCCGGGCTCGCCGTACGGGAGCGGTTGCCGCTGTGGCTGCAGTCGAGGTGCGGACTGGAGCGCCGGAGCGTGGCGGCGCTGGGTGTGCTGCTCGTCGTCGCCGCCGTCTTCGCCGTGCAGCACTTCTGGACGGGCCGGACCCAGCAGGTGCGCGCCCCCGAAGAGGTACGGGCGGTCGCTCCCTCCGGCGGCGGGGAGGCGTCGGAGGGCGGGAGCGGAGCCGCGGACCCGTCCCCGGCGGCAGGCGGTCCGGCCGGACCGGCGAACAGCGCAGGACCGGTCGGCGCCGAGATCGTGGTGGACGTCAGCGGCAAGGTGCGCGGTCCCGGACTCCGGCGCCTGCCCGCCGGGTCCCGGGTCGAGGACGCGCTGAGGGCCGCGGGCGGGGTGCGGCCGGGCGCGAACACGGAGGGCCTCAACCGCGCGCGTCTCCTCGTGGACGGCGAACAGGTCGTCGTCGGGGCTCCCGCGCCGGTGGCGGGGACGGCCATGGGCGGTG
This region includes:
- a CDS encoding ComEA family DNA-binding protein; translated protein: MALRSRSRTATPTSGPGRGPVSDGRTRHRPPSRPRPHPRGRSGTEIRRHDAPAEALRLRARALFPESGREEGESGHGPPVVDRDVGAPRARTSTGLGVAEGWGGDRSSRADGGPSSNRTSSQGGSPRETDGRVGTGVPPYGAEPGWRHRAGLAVRERLPLWLQSRCGLERRSVAALGVLLVVAAVFAVQHFWTGRTQQVRAPEEVRAVAPSGGGEASEGGSGAADPSPAAGGPAGPANSAGPVGAEIVVDVSGKVRGPGLRRLPAGSRVEDALRAAGGVRPGANTEGLNRARLLVDGEQVVVGAPAPVAGTAMGGGSLGVGGGVGGAGSGAAPTAPVSLNTATVDQLDTLPGVGPVLARHIVEYRTEHGGFRSVDELREVNGIGDRRFADLQNLVRP